The Denticeps clupeoides chromosome 1, fDenClu1.1, whole genome shotgun sequence genome segment CTGCAGAGCCCAGCTGGATaacgagaagaagaaaagagaggcAATGGAGAAGGAGAAAGATCAGATGGAGAAAGAGAAGCAGGACCTCATGATAAAGCTGCAGCGGTTTGAAGAGCAGACCAGAAAGGCGGAGAAAGGTCAGCACTTAACCTTTGTAGGATTTACAAATGAAGTGTTTTAGTTAGTTGTAATTAGCTTTccgtactttttttttttttacagcttgtcagtaacacagttggcacatgaaagtgtgtatctgtgctgtcattaaatattttaaacaaattagaATATTTTTCTTACTTAACTTGCTACAATCATGAACTCCGACCATTTGCttctgtacctttttttttttttttttttttttttaaccgcaGCCTCACACTAACTGGGATTTACTATGCCCTAAATCGATCAAAACCATAGCCCTAACTAACACTGATGAAGCCTGGTTTGGTGCCCCCTGCTGACTGTGTTTGTATTGCGCAGACCTGCAAGAGCAGCTGGACCGGGCCAGGCACCTGGAAGAGGAGCGCaggagggtggaggaggacGCTTCGCGCCTGGAGGCCGAGCGACAGGCTGCCTTGCTTGCCAGAGAGGAGCTGGCCAGGCAGGCAGAAGACCAGATGAGGAGCCAAGAGCATCTGGTTCGTAGAAAATGTCCAGTCTAGAGTTTCTGACTGGAGATTAAGGGCTTGTTCTCACCTACCGGAAATATTCTTAGTTCTTTGGGAGAGCATGCACCACACCACAGAATTTTCTGACATTCAACATTGTCACTTAATGTGATTGTTCTTGCTTTTGACTTCTATTTGCATCATTCAGGCTGCGGAGTTGGCGGAGTATACAGCGAAGATTGCCCTCCTGGAGGAAGCCAGGAGGGTGAAAGAGGAAGAGGCTGACACATGGCAGAACAGGGTGAGTGAGACCTCAGATGAAACTGAAGCAGATGATACAGTGGAAACAGCATTATGCAGCAGTATACCATGACTTGTAGATGGAGGATGTACGGTATGCTCAGAATCGTGTTTAGTGCACGCACGCacctacatacatacaaacaaaatgaatttggttACGCTATTGGTGTCGCACAAACAACACCGTATACAATTTACTGTAGAGAGTGATATATACAATATAGTTGTTTACAGATGTGCACAACATACAGATGATAAACAAGACTACTCCGTATACATGAAATGCAATAGGAACTGTGCAAGTATGGACTGTAAACCAAGTAGCATTGGATAGGGAAGACCCACCTTCTTTCCCCTCTCTCAGGCGAAAGAGGTTCAGGAGGATCTGGTCAAGACCAGAGAAGAGCTGCATATGGTGATGGCAGCTCCAGCCATGGCCCCAGCCATGGTTGAGGAGCATGTGGACGAACATGAGCATGAGGAGGAGAACGGCACTTACAGCGCAGACCTGCCGGTGGATGGGATCGAAAACCATCGCGATGAGGAAGAACGTGTTACAGAGGCAGAGAAGAATGTTCGTGTGCAGAGGCAGCTCATGGTGAGGAATTCTCATTTGTccatttgattttttattttttttttttttatctgctctGGTGACCCAGGGCTAGTAAACTGAAATGAAActatttttttacaatacagACTCTTAGCACAGAGCTGGCAGAGGCCCGTGATGACACGAAGTCCACCCAAAACGACATGCTGCACTCAGACAATGTACGCGCCGGCCGGGACAAGTACAAGACCCTGCGCCAGATCCGCATGGGCAACACCAAGCAAAGGATAGACGAGTTTGAGGCGCTTTAATGACAGAACGTGACCAATGGCATGTTTAGCAAACACACTGTACCCAAACTGCAGGACAGTTAGATCAAAGGTGGGGAACCTGATATAGGATTTGAGGCTACATCTAACATTATTTATTGTAGCTCCAGAACATCAAATGGCTTAAGTTATACCTACATTATTGGCTGGACCTGGACCTGCCACTCCCTTCTGTGAATCAGGTTCTCCCCTTGTGAGACTGTTGTGTGGCTTTATTTTTGCATGATTATATTTTGGACAtgcagtttaataataatagtaatacaaAAAGTTATATTCTAACAGTGTTTCACCAAAGCAGACTAAGTGAAAGCCACTTAATTTAGATGAATTCCCAAgaatttaattaacaaaatgaTTGCTCactagagattttttttaattgataatGTGCTTTCATTTGCCATACTAAATATCAAaccctaaataaaaaaaaatcatcacccACTGTTAaaagcattgcattttttttttttttaaatgtttcatttgggATTTTCAATTTTtgaacaacaaacaaataacagctgACCAATATCCACCCTGAGTCCCACCTGTCAAAAagcaagtaaaaaataaataaataaaaggaaaaaaacatggagcaaGGGAAGCAGTCTCCTCTCAGTGTTacagtattttactttgtatatgCATTAGGAAATTGCATGCCTATGCTGGACgtaaactggatgatttaacataaaTGGTGACCATttctccttgaacttttcctgacAATTAGCTTGACTGAATCGGGGTTTTTCAAACTGCAccatggagagcatttccttGATACAACCATTGAAAAACGGGatcttgtctgatttccacaacaGCAGAATAAGTCTTCTGGCCATTTATGAGGCCaaagctaccaccttggcttgagatttatatctggaggggggaccccaaaaatatatgtatggtgtaggttcaatcgttctattacataaagatgacaagactgTGAAAGACTATTTTCCCAGAAATTGTACAATGACTGGGAAAGTAGGTGACCCTTGGTGGCATCGTAGGCACTCTGAGCCGGTATTAGGAAATATTTTTGCTAACTTATCTGCTGAGTAGTGTAGACAATGTAGGTctttaaactggatcaaacattgtctAATACTGACAGAGGAGGTATGAATAGCTTCTAGGCACTGTTGCCAGCTCTCAACTGTAACTACAATGTTAAGTTCTTGTTCCCTTGCCGctttagttttctcccatgagggtgaataaatgttctggatcagagtatatcattttgatatattgcctctcatgaaggggtccagagcaagaatttaatctgcagcattttttaTCTGGTGAATGTACagatctaaagtgtttgctcacaaaacttctaatctgtaggaatctatagaaaGAGATTTGGGAATATTAGCATTTGAAATGCTGACTTATGAATCTGACCGCTACTACCCTGTTATCATTCTATCTAGTGGCACACATTAAGCAATGATAAAAGTGAATGGGTTGCTGTTTACTTTGGACATCAGTGGTCTATTAAATGATTATTAGTTTGTAGAGAACCCAGTGAATTGTTTTGGAAAGTGTGTACAGGGCAAGCCATGAAATGAGAAGTGATATTTACACAAGGACAAGAGGTTTAATTTTGTTGCTAGACATCAGCGCATGATGCCTGGAAACCTTATCTGCTCCCTGTGTAAACAGAAGGTCAGCAGCAGGCCTTCTGCCATGTGTCACATCCAGCTTCATCTGAAGGCGGCGTGAGACCTGTGAACGACTCCCCTGCGCTGAAGATGGAAAAAGTGACCGTGCAAAATTGCAACGTTGCATTTCTGTAATGCAACATCATCTCATTTCTGGACAAGCTCTGCACCACCTGTCCTGTCTCTTAAATactgcaatcacacacaatgcaaatcTGATAAGGAAAACACAGTGTGTAAGGAAAACACAGGTTACAGTGCAAATAACACACCTTCATAAATAAAGGTCTGGGGAAAGTTCCATGCGAAACCTTAGGTGCAACAAATAGTCTTATCTTGTTACATTTTTGTACCTTTCAGGGGGGTTATCCCCTGTTTTAATCcacttctgaaagtgaagtgattgtgaaacactgcagcacagcacacagtgccacaacgaaatgtgtcctctgctattaacccatcacccttggtgagcagtgtgcagccatgacaggcgactggggagcagtgtgtggggacggtgcattgctcagtggcacctcaggattcaaaccctcaaccttctgattaccgggccccttccttaaccactaggccgccTTCTGTACATTTCGTAGAGTTTATGCAACCAGCTAAATTAAAGTCAATATTAGCATTGCATGGTAGGATGCACTTTTGGAAAGGTGTAGACAACTTTTAATATGGGAAGTCAGCACTGGGTAAAAACCTTCAGGCCCCAGTAAGCAACTGTACCCGTCTGTGCGGGGGTGGTGCTGAAGGAACAGCTCCCAAGTTTGCGGACGCAGAACGCCATATAAGGGCATGTGGGCGTGGCTTTGAGCCCCTGTCTTGAAAGGGGCGGGCGCGTTGCTAATCTGCTGATGAGAATTTGTGTCAATATGTAGACGAATATGTCTTCCAGCAGGGTGAATGACAAAACTGTCTTCTTAATTCTTGGCCTCTTTTTTTCGGATCGGGAGATACAGGCGACGTATTTACTTTGTCATCGCGGTTGTCCGGCAAATAGTCATTGTTTGAGGGACGCGCCCACTTGTCGACTCAGGGAACGCCCACTTTGTGCAGACAAGACCCTTCTCTTGGCAGGTCGTTTTCAAGAACACTCCAAGCGCTCGGGCAAAGCCATGAACCAACTAACTCCGACCTGTCCGAGAGCAGGGTCGGAACGCGAGAAACTCCTCCATCGGCCACACAATGAAGAGGCAAAACGTGAGGACCCTGGCGCTCATCATCTGCACCTTTTCTTATCTGCTGATCGGAGCGTCGGTCTTCGACGGGCTGGAGTCTAAGAACGAGAGCGTCCAGAAGAGGAAACTGGACCAGCGCAAGTATGACCTGATGCGCAAGTTCGGCATTAACAAAGCCGGCTTTGACGAGCTGGAGAAGGTGGTCCAGCAGCTGAAGCCGCACAAAGCTGGAGTGCAGTGGAAGTTCGCCGGATCTTTTTATTTCGCCATCACTGTGATAACGACCATAGGTAATGCAACTCAACTTAATTCTGAGGTCTTAAAataacagcaacacacacacaccaaagaaGTTTCTAACGTTGTGTGGCTTGCAATAGGACATTTACATTGGATAAAAAAATGCTCCGGCAGCagattgttattttttaaaaatatgttttatatgtgaCTATGCATTCAGTGCAGGTAAACTCGAAGAAATCTTTGTTTGATTAATTTTAGTTAATAGACACTAATCGATGTCACTTCACATGTTcgtgttcatatttttaaagaTCATACATAGATTCCTTTAGAAGGCTTTTTGCACCTATTTGGAATTACTAATAAATAATAGTGACACCTCGTGtccaaaaatgacattttattttcctgCAATAAATgccactggacacacacacacaaaaaacaaagaaagaaggCTATTAGTTCAATATTTTTGATGCATTTCTTTTGATCATGAGGGACGGTGGCCGCCCTGTATCCTATTTGATTTGCTTTCGGTGCATGGGCAACAATTGGCCTTGTTTGCTATGAATTGTAATCGGTAATgtcagtaaaatgtaaaaaaaaaaaaacaagaaaatcacGTTAGCTATCCCAGGTCAGTGTTTGTATATAACGCTTCCGCAATTGTTTCTTTCTGCTTGAAAGGGTACGGACACGCTGCTCCAAGCACGGACTCGGGGAAGCTCTTCTGCATGTTCTATGCCCTCCTGGGCATCCCGCTCACCCTAGTTATGTTCCAGAGCCTGGGCGAGAGGATTAACACCTTTGTCAGGTTCTTGCTGCATAAAACGAAAAAGTGCCTGGGCCTGCGGCGGACTGGGGTTTCCATGGCCAACATGGTGACCATCGGCTTCGTGTCCTGCCTCAGCACCCTCTGTGTGGGGGCTGCTGCCTTTTCCCATTACGAGGGCTGGAGCTTCTTCCATGCGTTCTACTACTGCTTCATCACGCTCACCACCATCGGCTTTGGTGACTATGTGGCCCTGCAGAAGGACAACGCTCTGCAAAATGACCCCCAGTACGTAGCCTTCAGCTTCGTCTACATCCTCATGGGCCTGACGGTAATCGGGGCCTTCCTCAACCTGCTGGTGCTTCGCTTCATGACCATGAACACTGAAGATGAGCGTCGGGACGCTGAGCAGCGGGCACTGATCTCCGGGGGGAATCCGAGAAGCAAGCCCCATCGACGCCAGGACCCTTGTGTCCCCTCAGCCTTACCAACTCAGAGGACGGACAGCAAGGGTCGTGGGCTGCGAGACGTCTATGCCGAGGTGCTCCACTTCCAGACGATGTGCTCCTGCCTCTGGTACAAGAGCCGCGAGAAGGTGGTAATCCTGCCACAGGATCTCTCCTTCACAGACGCTCTGATGGAACATGGGGACATGTCACCAGGCAACTTCTTTGGGGCCAGCTCCAGGGGATGCACGTGCAGCCCCAAGCGCTGTTCAGCCATCAGCTACAGGTCCCCAGATGTAGAGAGCAGCACACAGAGGCGCAGCTCTGTCTGAACCACAGACTGTCATTGGGCTACGCTGGCCTCAAGCGCTGCGCAGACAAGGGTTGACACAGGAGATGTCTTAAGATCTGATATCTCCTGGGCTTTTCAGAAGCACACAGATCAGCGATAACAttatgacaggtgaagtgaataacggTACCTGGCAGTGGGTATTAGGCACAGTAGTGAACTATAAGTTGATGTgttcaaaaataaaagtccaaCCCATGGATGCACCATCTTGCAAACGGAAGGATACCACAGCATGCATTCAGAagtctagtggagtccatgccttgaTGCATCAGGGTTGATTTTAATGGCAAAAATGGAAATCTACTCAATATTAGGCTGGGTGAGGctataatgttatggctgatcggTAAACTGGTATTGAAGAAAATTACTGATCAATGATTTTTGCCCCTTGTTTGTGCTGCACTTCATGGCATTCAGATACAGCTCTATGCAGAGCCACACTGTAGGAGCGGCGTCCAAACAGCCTCTTCAAACTCAGGAAATATCACACTGCTCTCTTAGACGTATTTTTCGGAGACTTACCGATGTGATCTTGACACTATGTTTAGgaaaaattgaagtgattgttattgtgaaacactgtagcacacggtgacacaacaaaaacgtgtcctgtgcttttaaccatcacccttggtgagcagtgggcagccaggacaggcgcagcgtgtggggacggtgctttgctcgggggcaccttggtggatcgggattcgaaccgtcaaccttctgattgcggggccgcttccttaactgctaggccaccgccgccctagtggttaaggaaataAAAGTACATCCCAAACCTTCATTAGTTAAAAGCTAATAGGaattgtgtgtttatatgaCCATTCCTAATAACCTCATTATATTAATGGTCCCATCTTAATGAGTCACTGCGGTGTGTCCATTTGCCATAACGCGTTTAGTGACTGCATGTCATTGTCACGCTGCTATTTTGAGGGAGCGGATGCATCAGCGCAGTGTTCCTAGGCGCTGAATGGTCCTTCCCAATCTCAGGCTTTACGTAATGGAGTGGACTTGATGTCACGCTTTTCACCTTTTTGAGGCATAAGGCGGTGGGCAGATTAGGCTATGTTTGGCCCGCTCAGCCAGAGAACGGGCCATCTCCACATCCAGCCACAGGAGGAGCAGCGCCGAGGCCAAGACTGCGCCTTCAGCTATTAGACCTGCacaaagcagcagcagaaggagcGCCGCTTCAGCAAATGCCCGTATTGCTCCCCTGCAGCGGCAGCATCTGCTGTTTTCTGCGCCGGCCATGGAGTTCAGCAATCCTGCACAGGATAAAAATAGGGCTGGACTGGCAGGCTGCAAGCGGCACTTTCTAATATGAGATCAGCTCGTTGTCTTTGACTGTTGGCTTCTACATGAGAAGCATCACAggcagcctctctctctctcacacacacacacacacacacacacacacagagagaaactcACACACTGTTAATTCAAAAACCAAGGATTACTAGTTTGAgaattgttttgtgattaaaaaaaaggatcatGTTTGCTTCAACGATGCTGTTCATTGCCTCTAAGGACCGCGAGACCACACTTTGGACCGCTGCTGTACTACGCCAACAATAATTATTAAACCttccac includes the following:
- the kcnk3b gene encoding potassium channel subfamily K member 3, which produces MKRQNVRTLALIICTFSYLLIGASVFDGLESKNESVQKRKLDQRKYDLMRKFGINKAGFDELEKVVQQLKPHKAGVQWKFAGSFYFAITVITTIGYGHAAPSTDSGKLFCMFYALLGIPLTLVMFQSLGERINTFVRFLLHKTKKCLGLRRTGVSMANMVTIGFVSCLSTLCVGAAAFSHYEGWSFFHAFYYCFITLTTIGFGDYVALQKDNALQNDPQYVAFSFVYILMGLTVIGAFLNLLVLRFMTMNTEDERRDAEQRALISGGNPRSKPHRRQDPCVPSALPTQRTDSKGRGLRDVYAEVLHFQTMCSCLWYKSREKVVILPQDLSFTDALMEHGDMSPGNFFGASSRGCTCSPKRCSAISYRSPDVESSTQRRSSV